GCGGCCACCGTTTCCTGGAGGGCGAGGACGTAATGGAAATCGTCCGCCGCGTCGGCCGCATCGAGGAATCCCTGTTCCACGGTCCCGGGATTCCCGAACATGACATTCAGGCCGTCGGCCTTGAACTGCTCGATCAGCCTTTCCCGTCCGGGAGTGGCTTCCATGAATTCCCCCTCGATTCACACGGGTTGCCGGACCGTCAGGTCGGACTCGGACTCGGACTTCCGGAGACGGCTACCATCCGTACCGGGTGAGACCGTCCTCCAGGACTTCCACGATCTTCTGACCCGTCAGATAGGAATCCGGGGTCGAACGGCCGGTCACGAAGGGGTAATCGACGATCACCGAGACCGGCTTCCCGAAGTTCCCGTGGTACGCCCCGCGCGGGCCCGTGGCATCGCGCAGGATGTATTCCAGCGGGTACGGCGGCGGGCCCATGTTGAAGTCGGTACCGAGGAATCCGGTGCCGTCCTTGTAGTCGTACTCCTTGCAGTGGCCGGTGACGTGCTTGCCCCAGATGATGCTGCGGCGGTCGCCCCAGTCGCGGGCGAAGGCCAGGCAGGCCACGCCGTAGCACTCGGCGGCCACGACCTTGCCGGCCTTCCGGAAGGCCAGGATCAGGGCGTGGACGCGCTCGTTGTTGGCGAGGTCGGCGATGGGTCCGCTGCCGCCCACGATGAGCACGGCGTCGTAGCCGTCGATGTCGGCCTGCAGCTTGTCCAGGTCGCGGTGGTACTGCTCCAGCTTGCGCAGATAGCCCTCGTCGCTCGTGTACGGGCGCTCCGGCGCCCATGCCTCGATGTCGAGCGGCGAGTCCAGCCGGCTCGACTGCTCGAACTCGCGGCCCAGCCGGGCGTTCTCCTCGGTGGTGACCGAGCGC
This is a stretch of genomic DNA from Streptomyces sp. NBC_00536. It encodes these proteins:
- a CDS encoding type 1 glutamine amidotransferase domain-containing protein, whose amino-acid sequence is MSRKILVIVSEHGYWAEELIGPVSKFDERGYEVVFATPTGKRAHALPPSLDANYIDPPLGRSVTTEENARLGREFEQSSRLDSPLDIEAWAPERPYTSDEGYLRKLEQYHRDLDKLQADIDGYDAVLIVGGSGPIADLANNERVHALILAFRKAGKVVAAECYGVACLAFARDWGDRRSIIWGKHVTGHCKEYDYKDGTGFLGTDFNMGPPPYPLEYILRDATGPRGAYHGNFGKPVSVIVDYPFVTGRSTPDSYLTGQKIVEVLEDGLTRYGW